The window AGCCATTTCATCCAGCCGCTCCATTTCATCGAATAGACGTGAATGAGGGTGAACAAGATCACGAGGCGTAGCCCCCAGCGCTGCAGGAACCACCAGCGGCTCGCGCCTATGAGATCGATGGCTTTCTTGAAAGAAATGATGAAGAGGAAAATGAGCAAGAACGTTCCGATCAGCCCGGCCGAAAACTGCAGGGAGTCAAAAGTCAGGTATGCTTGCGGGAATTTGAGCGGGAGAAAAAAATATGAAATAATCGCATGAAAGAGAACCAGGAATCCGCCGACGATGCCGATCTCTTTGCGATAGCCGAGCCAGGTGTCAAAGCGGTCGAAATAGCGGACGATCGGGCCGATAAGAAAGGTGAAAGCCAGGAGCACCGTGCCCGTGCCGACGATAGCTTTGTTGGGGACGTACAGCATATCGGCTGTCGGCGGCGCGTCGAAAAAGTAGCCCCGGCGGATGAAAAGATAGAATCCCATAAAGACGGTGAGCGCCGTCGCGATGAGGAGAGCGATCACATAGTCGCGCGTACTCGATGGTTTGTGCATTTCCATTTTTTTGAGATCAATTTTCTTTAGTATAGCATTTAACGTGTTGTTTGGTAACCGCCAGGAACTCCATTTTTAGACAGCACGATCTGCCAGAGTTGGCTGTCGCGAGCGCGGAATGATCCTGCCACGCACAGGAGATAATATTTCCACATCCGATAGAAACGGTCGCCATATTTATCCTTGAGCCGAGGCCAGGCGGCATCGAAATTGGCAAACCAGGCCATCAGTGTCTTGTCGTAATCCGCTCCGAAGTTATGCCAATCCTCCATTACGAAGAGGTCTCCGACGGCTTTGCCGATTTGGGCGATAGAAGGGAACATGCCGTTGGGGAAAATGTACTTATCGAACCAGGGATCACCGATAAGCGTGGTTTCATTTCCGCCGATAGTGTGGAGCAAGAAGAGCCCGCCATCCTTCAAATGGCGGCTGGCCACTTCCATATAGGTGCGGTAATTTTTGTAACCTACATGCTCGAACATACCGAGAGAAACGATGTGGTCGAATGTGCCGCTGATTTTCCTGTAATCTTCGAGAATGATTTCCACCGGCAGGCCGGTACAGAGGGTACGGGCCAGCGCGGCTTGTTCCTTGGAAATGGTTATGCCGGTGACCGAAACGCCGTATTTTTCGGCCGCATATTTGGCGAAACTGCCCCAACCGCAGCCGATATCGAGAATTTTCTGTCCTGGCTGGAGATTGAGTTTTCGGCAGACCAAATCGAGTTTTTGCTCCTGTGCCTCTTCGAGCCCTAGAGCCGGCGGATGGCCGCTAAAGTAGCCGCACGTATAGGTGAGGCGCTTATCGAGCATGGCTGCGTACAAGTCATTCCCGATATCGTAATGTTGCTCGCCTACTTCGAAAGCTCTTCTAAGTGATTGTCGATTGAAAAGAACGCTCATTATGCCGAGAATGATTTTTCTTGTCCGGCTGATTTTTTTATCCAAGCGCATCTGGAGTACCCTTGTGAAGAATTCATCCAAATGCTCTGCATCCCACCAACCGTCCATATAGGATTCACCCAGTCCGATCGAGCCTTGCGATAGGACTCTCTTATACAGGCGCTCGTCATGGACGACGATATCCCATGGTCGGTCGCCATTGATGCGTATGTCAGCTTGGGCCAAGATCTGCTGCGATTTTTCCTTGAGAGAGAAAGTCATTTTTTTGG is drawn from Deltaproteobacteria bacterium GWA2_45_12 and contains these coding sequences:
- a CDS encoding cyclopropane-fatty-acyl-phospholipid synthase, with the translated sequence MTFSLKEKSQQILAQADIRINGDRPWDIVVHDERLYKRVLSQGSIGLGESYMDGWWDAEHLDEFFTRVLQMRLDKKISRTRKIILGIMSVLFNRQSLRRAFEVGEQHYDIGNDLYAAMLDKRLTYTCGYFSGHPPALGLEEAQEQKLDLVCRKLNLQPGQKILDIGCGWGSFAKYAAEKYGVSVTGITISKEQAALARTLCTGLPVEIILEDYRKISGTFDHIVSLGMFEHVGYKNYRTYMEVASRHLKDGGLFLLHTIGGNETTLIGDPWFDKYIFPNGMFPSIAQIGKAVGDLFVMEDWHNFGADYDKTLMAWFANFDAAWPRLKDKYGDRFYRMWKYYLLCVAGSFRARDSQLWQIVLSKNGVPGGYQTTR